A window from Malassezia japonica chromosome 1, complete sequence encodes these proteins:
- a CDS encoding uncharacterized protein (COG:L; EggNog:ENOG503NXAF; BUSCO:EOG0926484N) — translation MLRGSVPVRAWTRTASSAVPRAAAPASAPARAAPSAAAPPRAAAPKNDDAPAPQEEPPAPEIDWRNGFEGIGLRPFPQEAARVLVQPLEKDDVEIKPDGLLYLPEIKYRRILNRAFGPGGWGLVPRGDLEVGQGIVSRDWALVCMGRFVSTAKGEQEFFRPSGVSTASEGAKSNALMRCCKDLGIASELWDPRFIRQFKAKHCVEVWAAGTDGKKKKLWRRKDDAPLEYPYKESGVVSR, via the coding sequence ATGCTGCGTGGGTCCGTGCCAGTGCGCGCATGGACGCGtaccgcgtcgagcgctgtgccgcgtgctgcggcgccggcgagtgcccctgcgcgcgccgcgccaagtgctgccgcaccgccgcgcgctgcggcgccgaagaacgacgacgcgccggcgccacAGGAAgagccgccggcgcccgagATCGACTGGCGCAACGGCTTTGAAGGCATTGGGCTGCGCCCGTTTCCGCAGGAGGCGGCGAGGGTGCTTGTGCAGCCGCTGGAGAAGGACGATGTCGAAATCAAGCCCGACGGGCTGCTGTACCTGCCCGAGATCAAGTACCGCCGCATTCTCAACCGTGCCTTTGGGCCGGGCGGCTGGGGGCTCGTGCCCCGTGGCGACCTCGAGGTCGGCCAGGGCATCGTGAGCCGTGACTGGGCGCTGGTGTGCATGGGGCGCTTCGTGTCGACCGCCAAGGGCGAGCAGGAGTTTTTCCGGCCCAGTGGCGtgtcgaccgcgagcgaAGGCGCCAAGTCGAATGCGCTGATGCGCTGTTGCAAGGACCTCGGCATTGCGTCTGAGTTGTGGGATCCCCGGTTCATCCGGCAATTCAAGGCGAAGCACTGCGTTGAGGTGTGGGCCGCCGGCACCGACggcaagaagaagaagctgtggcggcgcaaggacgatgcgccgctggaATACCCCTACAAGGAGAGCGGCGTCGTTTCCAGATAG
- a CDS encoding uncharacterized protein (CAZy:GT15; COG:G; EggNog:ENOG503NUKP; TransMembrane:1 (i7-24o)), with translation MTAVSRYLLVAGIVALLLNALLLYRNTYDAKNQVISAGSGAGVANFWSQRPRGAFYALVRNRELGALLESMRDVESTFNNRADTRYPYVFLNDEPFTDRFMRYVRAATKADIHFGLVPAEEWDVPSSFNMTKAKEEWEKLAQQNVLYARSKSYRQMCRYQSGFFMNHELLRNFDYAWRIEPGVSYFCKMSDEDPFRVMRDGKKKYGWAISLREDPRTVPSLYKTALQFRKEYPQYARNTSMLPFSVRKFNQGYNMCHFEITDLNWLRSEEYQAYFQYLSKTNGFFSERWGDAPVRSLAVSLFLEKDEVHYFNEIGYRHPPIQHCPIAKPGKCACVPDDSLSEEYSPSRLNCLFKWEQIHGKDPDMEYERLRVLALET, from the exons ATGACGGCCGTGAGTCGGTACCTGCTTGTAGCGGGgatcgtcgcgctgctcttgaatgcgctgctgctctaTCGGAATACGTACGATGCGAAGAATCAGGTGATTTCTGCAGGGAGCGGTGCGGGCGTCGCGAATTTTTGGTCGCAGCGGCCCAGGGGAGCGTTTTATGCGCTGGTGCGCaaccgcgagctcggcgcgctgctcgagtcgatgcgcgacgtggaAAGCACGTTCAACAACCGCGCGGATACGCGGTACCCTTAt GTGTTTCTCAACGACGAGCCGTTTACCGACCGTTTCATGCGGTACgtgcgcgcagcgaccaAGGCCGACATCCACTTTGGCCTCGTGCCGGCAGAAGAGTGggacgtgccgagctcgttcAATATGACCAAGGCCAAAGAGGAGTGGGAAAAGCTGGCTCAGCAAAATGTGCTCTACGCCAGGAGCAAGTCGTACCGCCAAATGTGCCGATACCAAAGCGGCTTCTTTATGAACCATGAGCTCCTCCGGAACTTTGACTATGCATGGCGCATCGAGCCGGGCGTGTCCTACTTTTGCAAGATGTCGGACGAGGACCCATTCCGCGTGATGCGCGATGGGAAGAAGAAATACGGCTGGGCCATTAGTCTCCGCGAAGA CCCACGCACCGTGCCGTCGCTCTACAAGACCGCGctgc AATTCCGCAAAGAATACCCCCAGTACGCGAGGAACACGAGCATGCTACCGTTCTCCGTGCGAAAGTTTAACCAGGGATACAACATGTGCC ACTTTGAAATCACCGACCTAAACTGGCTCCGGTCGGAAGAGTACCAGGCCTACTTTCAGTACCTGAgcaag ACCAACGGCTTCTTTTC CGAACGCTGGGGGGATGCGCCGGTACGCTCGTTGGCCGTCTCGCTGTTCCTGGAAAAGGACGAGGTACACTACTTTAACGAGATCG GGTATCGCCATCCGCCGATCCAGCACTGCCCGATTGCCAAGCCGGGCAAATGCGCGTGTGTGCCGGACGACTCGCTCT CCGAGGAATACTCGCCAAGCAGGCTCAACTGCCTCTTTAAATGGGAACAGATCCACGGCAAGGATCCCGACATGGAGTACGAACGGCTGCGCGTTCTCGCGTTGGAAACGTAG
- the OMA1 gene encoding metalloendopeptidase (MEROPS:MER0026545; COG:O; TransMembrane:2 (i77-93o232-257i); EggNog:ENOG503NX2W), whose amino-acid sequence MQGLLGGDPRRPKTQGELFAELLRQGAEEQLKKERIQQQQYGYQPVSRYPRQQQYEAYPAQNAASHGQRTAQAHPRLVLIVIVAGGAGVYYVFNLHKVPSTGRWRFMDVGIPEELRMGHQAYEETMRQYQGQLLSPSAPDSVRVRRVANRIIQACKELDAERAPHAPPTQWSVHVIRDSQQNAFALPGGSIFVFTGILPVCEDDDGLATVMAHEIAHQLARHSAEKMSGYKVVMALGFLLDLVGFDVGLSRIALNLLMSLPNSRKMESEADFLGLRIMSQACYNPDKAVNFWRRMNKGEEHGGIAESAQGLLSTHPVNSRRIDRATV is encoded by the exons ATGCAGGGCCTACTGGGCGGC GATCCTCGGCGGCCCAAGACGCAAGGCGAGCtctttgccgagctgcttcgccaaggcgccgaggagcagctcAAGAAGGAGCGCATACAACAGCAGCAGTATGGGTACCAGCCGGTGAGCCGGTATCCTCGGCAGCAGCAGTACGAGGCATACCCTGCGCAGAATGCCGCCTCGCACGGtcagcgcacggcccaAGCGCACCCCCGCCTCGTGCTGATCGTGATCGTGGcaggaggcgcaggcgtaTACTACGTGTTCAACCTGCACAAGGTGCCGTCGACCGGCCGTTGGCGCTTTATGGACGTCGGCATCCCGGAGGAGCTGCGTATGGGCCACCAGGCGTACGAAGAGACCATGCGGCAGTACCAAGGCCAGCTGctctcgccgtcggcgccggatagcgtgcgtgtgcgccgcgtcgcgaaTCGCATCATCCAGGCGTGCAAGGAGCtggacgcggagcgcgcgccgcatgcgccgcccaCGCAATGGTCCGTGCACGTCATCCGCGACTCCCAGCAGAATGCGTTTGCGCTGCCGGGCGGCAGCATCTTTGTTTTTACCGGCATCCTCCCGGTGtgcgaggacgacgacggcctTGCGACCGTCATGGCGCACGAAATTGCACACCAGCTTGCACGCCACTCGGCGGAAAAGATGTCGGGCTACAAGGTGGTCATGGCGCTCGGCTTCCTGCTCGACTTGGTGGGCTTTGACGTGGGCCTGagccgcatcgcgctgAACCTGCTCATGTCCCTACCGAACTCGCGCAAGATGGAGAGTGAGGCGGATTTCCTGGGTCTACGAATCATGTCGCAGGCATGCTACAACCCCGACAAGGCAGTGAATTTCTGGCGCCGGATGAACAagggcgaggagcacggGGGCATCGCCGAGAGCGCGCAAGGGCTGCTCTCGACGCACCCCGTCAACAGCCGGCGGATCGA CCGAGCAACTGTATAG
- the TPO5 gene encoding polyamine transporter tpo5 (COG:E; TransMembrane:12 (i59-79o91-113i151-173o185-202i214-235o255-277i298-321o353-378i399-418o424-444i476-500o506-525i); EggNog:ENOG503NWJI) produces MPVFKLRNAAKAEEAKADAVPHVVHEELAVENISLNEDDVELAKRMGHKSEFAREFKSFSTISYAFAIMGLVSSVATTFNTPFTTGGPASVVWAWFMGSIFNMALGTSIAELVSAYPSSGGLYSASGLLVPAKYRAITAWVTGWLNFTGQIAGIAGSEYGLAMMIYAWVYVITDGNFAATNNQTVGLYFALLFVHGTINSLGTKILAKMTSSYVIVNIGITFVIIITTLACTPLHEMNGPGYTFGHLNSGEASGWSGMGGTALCFFFGLTSVQFVMTDYDATAHISEEVHRAAIAAPVAIIVAVLGTGAVGWLLNIVMIIVSGDTMAKEDTWPGGLAMAQIIWNRLGKVGFLVVWPFVCAVAFFVVTTAVQANARSFYAFSRDNGLPDRGIFARINKRTGTTVNAVWLVIFPCILLGLLGLASYYAISAIFSLAALGMDLSYLVPIVSRQIFANHPEVQYVPGPFSLGSGWFGRTVNIIAILWTIFECVILSIPLALPITGKGFNYSWVIMVGVLLLAMIWYVVYARRHYHGPRSTMTPDLLKKLGVVTVQEDNDAQAYSSAVPTAETETVSESAQK; encoded by the coding sequence ATGCCCGTTTTTAAACTGCGGAacgcggccaaggccgaaGAGGCCAAGGCTGATGCCGTCCCTCATGTTGTGCACGAGGAACTTGCCGTGGAGAACATCTCGCTGAACGAGGACGATGTCGAGCTGGCCAAGCGCATGGGACACAAGTCGGAGTTTGCGCGCGAATTTAAGAGTTTCTCGACGATCTCGTACGCATTTGCCATCATGGGCCTGGTTTCGTCGGTCGCAACGACCTTTAACACGCCGTTCACGACCGGTGGTCCCGCCTCGGTTGTCTGGGCGTGGTTCATGGGCTCGATCTTCAacatggcgctcggcacgtcgaTTGCCGAACTCGTGTCTGCTTACCCGTCGTCCGGTGGTCTGTACTCGGCGAGTGGCCTGCTTGTCCCGGCCAAGTACCGTGCGATCACCGCGTGGGTCACGGGATGGCTCAACTTTACCGGTCAGATTGCAGGCATTGCGGGCTCCGAGTACGGTCTGGCAATGATGATCTACGCGTGGGTCTATGTGATCACCGATGGCAATTTCGCTGCTACCAATAACCAGACGGTCGGCCTCTACTTTGCGCTGCTCTTTGTGCACGGCACCATCAACAGTCTTGGCACCAAGATCCTCGCCAAGATGACGAGCTCCTACGTGATTGTCAACATTGGCATTACGTTTGTGATTATCATTACGACGCTCGCGTGCACGCCTCTGCACGAGATGAACGGCCCTGGGTACACCTTTGGCCACCTGAACTCGGGCGAGGCCAGCGGATGGTCGGGCATGGGCGGTACTGCGCTGTGCTTCTTCTTCGGTCTGACGTCGGTCCAGTTCGTGATGACCGACTATGACGCTACCGCGCACATTTCGGAAGAGGTGCACCGTGCGGCAATTGCTGCGCCGGTTGCCATCATAGTCGCCGTGCTGGGTACCGGCGCGGTCGGCTGGCTGCTCAACATTGTGATGATCATCGTTTCGGGCGACACGATGGCGAAGGAGGACACCTGGCCGGGTGGACTTGCCATGGCGCAGATTATCTGGaaccgcctcggcaaggtcgGTTTCCTGGTTGTCTGGCCGTTTGTGTGCGCCGTCGCATTCTTTGTCGTGACGACGGCCGTGCAGGCCAACGCGCGTTCTTTCTACGCATTCTCGCGCGACAATGGTCTGCCCGACCGTGGCATCTTTGCCCGGATCAACAAGCGCACCGGCACTACGGTGAACGCAGTGTGGCTCGTCATTTTCCCCTGCATTCTTCTCGGCCTCCTCGGTCTCGCGTCGTACTACGCCATTAGCGCCATCTTTtcgcttgcggcgcttggtaTGGACCTTTCTTATCTCGTTCCGATTGTCAGCCGCCAGATCTTTGCGAACCACCCCGAGGTGCAGTACGTCCCGGGTCCCTTTTCGCTCGGCAGTGGCTGGTTCGGGCGCACGGTCAACATTATTGCCATTCTCTGGACGATCTTTGAGTGCGTGATCCTGAGTATCCCGCTGGCCCTGCCGATTACCGGAAAGGGCTTCAACTACTCGTGGGTCATCATGGTGGGTGTGCTGCTCCTGGCGATGATCTGGTACGTGGTCtatgcgcgccgccactACCACGGCCCGCGGAGCACCATGACCCCTGACCTGCTCAAGAAGCTCGGCGTGGTGACGGTGCAGGAGGACAACGATGCGCAAGCGTACTCCTCCGcggtgccgacggccgAGACTGAGACCGTCTCGGAGTCTGCGCAAAAATAA
- a CDS encoding uncharacterized protein (EggNog:ENOG503NUH8; COG:S; TransMembrane:10 (i74-96o108-129i141-159o165-188i195-218o238-258i382-405o425-445i452-471o537-558i)) → MRGTGAEAARRSVRVESDVPDVERARVVDDEESVDSHTLVAKELGVSTQYERQVLLVNKTINEEIGFGAFQIKLTFLAGFGWLADNIWFEILAMTLPQAKLEFTPKHVAFATFSLYAGLLVGSTFWGLCSDIIGRRPSWNISLFISAVFGVAVGAAPHFPAMCVLLAILGLGLGGNLPVDGAMLIEYIPGPYQWVLTFLSLFWSLGQLFAAVIGWAFITNYHCTSADTCTWKNNAGWRYSWFLLGGVVLLMWVIRFFVYPIPESPKYLLATGRVEEAFEVIEFIAKENKCKTTLTLEKLRLAGLGHTVDLETEPETSTEEKDEKDATTLQVRVPKPKRSMLAESFAWSDAMRPSRVMATYRAMHRSPLSALFASPKMTLNTLLICACWGAIGLAYPLYNSFIAIYLGHAGVSDGANSLSDQYRQLVEIAACGIPGSIFAAMMVEVPYAGRRWSMAFFTVLTGVFLFLFTTAKTSSAVLGWNCAASLTQNAMYAILYAITYEVFPAPQRGTGDGLSMSTQRVFGVVATLIAVYKSEEFVAPIYVSASFFLLSALLMLFLPYEPRGRDAL, encoded by the coding sequence ATGCGTGGTACTGGAGCGGAGGCAGCGAGGAggtcggtgcgcgtcgaaAGTGACGTGCCCGAcgtggagcgcgcgcgtgtGGTAGACGACGAGGAATCTGTGGACTcgcacacgctcgtcgcaaaggagctcggcgttTCGACGCAGTACGAGCGCCAGGTGCTCCTCGTGAACAAGACTATCAACGAGGAGATCGGCTTTGGCGCATTCCAGATCAAACTTACGTTCCTCGCCGGCTTCGGCTGGCTGGCGGACAACATCTGGTTCGAGATTCTGGCCATGACGCTCCCCCAGGCCAAGCTGGAATTCACGCCAAAGCACGTCGCGTTTGCAACCTTTTCTCTGTACGCCGGCCTCTTGGTCGGCTCGACCTTCTGGGGCCTGTGCTCCGACATTATTGGGCGGCGTCCGTCGTGGAACATCTCGCTGTTCATCTCTGCCGTGTTTGGTGtggccgtcggcgccgcgccgcacttTCCGGCGATGTGTGTGCTGCTCGCGAtactcggccttggcctcggcggcaaTCTGCCGGTGGACGGTGCGATGCTCATCGAGTACATCCCGGGCCCGTACCAGTGGGTGCTCACCTTCCTTTCGCTCTTTTGGTCGCTCGGCCAGCTGTTTGCCGCGGTGATTGGATGGGCGTTCATCACAAACTACCACTGCACCTCGGCGGACACATGCACCTGGAAGAACAACGCAGGCTGGCGCTACTCGTGGTTCCTGCtgggcggcgtcgtgctgcTCATGTGGGTGATCCGCTTCTTTGTCTACCCCATCCCCGAGTCGCCCAAGTACCTGCTCGCGACgggccgcgtcgaggaggcgtTTGAAGTGATCGAGTTTATCGCCAAGGAGAACAAGTGCAAGACCACACTCACCCTCGAgaagctgcgcctcgccggcctcggccacACGGTCGACCTCGAGACCGAACCGGAGACCAGTACCGAGGAGAAAGATGAAAAAGACGCGACGACGCTCCAGGTGCGAGTCCCCAAGCCGAAGCGCAGCATGCTCGCCGAGTCCTTTGCGTGGAGCGACGCGATGCGCCCCAGCCGGGTCATGGCGACCTACCGCGCGATGCACCGCTCGCCGCTCAGCGCGCTCTTTGCATCGCCCAAAATGACGCTCAACACGCTGCTCATCTGTGCGTGCTGGGGCGCGATCGGTCTCGCATACCCTCTGTACAACTCGTTCATTGCCATCTACCTCGGCCACGCCGGTGTCTCGGACGGTGCCAACTCGCTTTCCGACCAGTACCGCCAACTGGTCGAGatcgcggcgtgcggtaTTCCCGGCAGCATCTTTGCCGCGATGATGGTCGAAGTGCCCTAtgccggccgccgctggAGCATGGCCTTTTTCACGGTGCTCACCGGTGTCTTTTTGTTCCTCTTTACCACCGCCAAGACTTCCAGCGCAGTGCTTGGCTGGAACTGCGCAGCAAGCCTTACCCAAAATGCCATGTACGCCATCCTCTACGCAATCACCTACGAGGTATTCCCCGCCCCTCAACGGGGCACCGGCGACGGACTCTCGATGAGCACCCAGCGCGTGTTTGGCGtggtcgcgacgctcatTGCCGTGTATAAGAGCGAGGAGTTCGTCGCACCAATTTATGTGTCCGCGTCCTTCTTCCTGCTCTCGGCACTCCTTATGCTTTTCCTCCCCTACGAACCCCGCGGAAGGGACGCCCT
- a CDS encoding uncharacterized protein (EggNog:ENOG503P9C4), whose translation MAKTDVHPPPYNERGRVYSPSVARDHFKSPTARPRNTSGSPNAPRDMPRSEGRSPELVRRVSPVARFDHSPERPKKRPAPVRPMEPELPSLIQRRGPEAIAKMPRLNLDPEEAHNAHPDTAPQTARSAPPHQHSFGSDAYVPSPSRLFRARERDFGYTPLSNDAAYDDPRKVSPSHTVYYDPVSAPGSATQRTYMPHAATLPSPAYHANHRGHGRPDYASDASDETHQRMSANKMQFLALFSDFYESLSDSRTLKATLEYQIRSSNALLHTLQRSNKVFDETVDRRVRQESQAWESRFARLEDRLDRMDARLADALAHITAEPRADLTVKPDHHG comes from the coding sequence ATGGCCAAGACAGACGTCCATCCCCCGCCCTATAACGAGCGCGGACGTGTGtactcgccgagcgtcgcccGTGACCACTTCAAGAGCCCCACCGCGCGACCCAGGAACACATCTGGATCGCCCAACGCGCCGCGTGACATGCCCCGGAGCGAGGGCCGCTCGCCGGAGCTTGTCCGCCGGGTAAGCCCGGTGGCGCGCTTCGACCACTCGCCAGAGCGCCCCAAGAAGCGCCCGGCCCCGGTGCGACCAATGGAGCCAGAGCTTCCGTCGCTCATCCAGCGCAGGGGCCCTGAGGCGATCGCCAAAATGCCGCGCCTCAACCTCGACCCAGAGGAAGCGCACAACGCGCATCCCGACACGGCGCCTCAgaccgcgcgcagcgcaccgccgcaccAGCACTCATTTGGGTCGGACGCCTACGTCCcgtcgccctcgcgccTGTTTCGCGCTCGGGAGCGCGACTTTGGCTACACGCCGCTCTCAAACGACGCTGCGTACGACGATCCGCGCAAAGTGAGCCCATCGCATACGGTGTACTACGACCCGgtctcggcgccgggcagTGCGACGCAACGCACATACatgccgcacgcagcaaCCCTCCCGTCGCCGGCCTACCACGCAAACCACCGGGGCCACGGGCGGCCTGACTACGCCAGCGATGCTTCGGACGAGACGCACCAGCGTATGTCGGCCAACAAAATGCAGTTTCTCGCACTTTTTTCCGACTTTTACGAGAGCCTGTCGGACAGCCGCACGCTGAAGGCCACGCTTGAGTACCAAATCCGCTCGAGCAACGCGCTGCTGCATACGCTGCAACGCAGCAACAAGGTGTTTGACGAAACCGTCGACCGCCGTGTCCGCCAGGAGTCGCAGGCCTGGGAGTCGCGTTTCGCACGTCTCGAAGATCGCCTGGATCGGATGGACGCAcgtctcgccgacgcactTGCACATATCACCGCCGAACCACGTGCGGATCTCACGGTCAAGCCTGACCACCATGGGTGA
- the RRP3 gene encoding RNA helicase (COG:A; EggNog:ENOG503NUFI): protein MADEWDEQTGSERSADERSEEGHAEQEKEQEQEELPSTFKELGVIEPLCEACDKMHFTKPTAIQAKAIPEALQGRDVIGLAQTGSGKTAAFSIPILQALWDNPRPFFACVLAPTRELSYQIAQQIEALGATIGARCATIVGGMDMMSQSIALSKRPHVIVATPGRLQDHLENTKGFSLRGLKYLVMDEADRLLDLDFGPIIDKLLQNIPKDRRTMLFSATMTTKVAKLQRASLRSPVRVEIGTKYSTVSTLHQYYLFMPFAHKDTYLVFLANEQAGHSIIVFTRTVNDAQRLAVMLRMLGFSAIPLHGQLSQTARLGALNKFKSGGRNIMVCTDVAARGLDIPAVDLVVNFDIPTHSKDYIHRVGRTARAGRQGRSVTLVTQYDVELLQRIEAAIGKKLAEFPGANDREMVMLLSERVGEAQRAAIRELQEKGLGGAGGAGKRKRRMAAGMDDDRDRDDDVVQAGSYRSKAKGGKKRR from the coding sequence ATGGCGGACGAGTGGGACGAGCAGACGGGgtccgagcgcagcgcggacGAGCGTTCGGAGGAGGGACACGCGGAGCAGGAGaaggagcaggagcaggaAGAGCTTCCGTCGACCTTTAaagagctcggcgtgaTCGAGCCGCTGTGCGAGGCATGCGATAAAATGCACTTTACCAAGCCGACCGCGATCCAGGCCAAGGCCATtcccgaggcgctgcagggcCGCGACGTGATCGGTCTCGCGCAGACGGGTAGCGGCAAGACGGCCGCATTTAGTATTCCGATCCTGCAGGCGCTGTGGGACAATCCGCGCCCGTTCTTTGCGTGTGTCCtggcgccgacgcgtgAATTGTCCTACCAGATTGCGCAGcagatcgaggcgctgggTGCGACGATCGGTGCACGCTGTGCGACGATCGTCGGTGGCATGGACATGATGAGCCAGTCGATCGCGCTGTCGAAGCGGCCGCACGTCATtgtcgcgacgccgggccGTCTGCAGGACCACCTGGAAAATACCAAGGGCTTTAGTTTGCGTGGCCTCAAGTACCTCGTCatggacgaggccgaccgcTTGCTCGATCTCGACTTTGGGCCGATTATCGACAAGCTCCTGCAGAATATCCCAAAAGACCGCCGCACGATGCTCTTTAGTGCCACGATGACGACCAAGGTCGCcaagctgcagcgcgcctcgctgcgcagcccGGTGCGTGTGGAAATCGGCACAAAGTACTCGACGGTCTCGACGCTGCACCAGTACTACCTCTTTATGCCGTTTGCGCACAAGGACACGTACCTCGTCTTTCTCGCCAACGAGCAGGCGGGGCACTCGATCATCGTCTTTACACGCACCGTGAACGACGCACAGCGGCTCGCGGTGAtgctgcgcatgctcggCTTCTCGGCCATTCCGCTGCACGGCCAGCTCTCGCAGACCGCACGTCTCGGGGCGCTGAACAAGTTCAAGTCGGGGGGGCGCAACATCATGGTGTGCACCGatgtcgcggcgcgcggtcTCGATATCCCGGCCGTGGACTTGGTCGTGAACTTTGATATCCCGACGCACTCCAAAGACTATATCCACCGCGTCGGTCGTACGGCGCGTGCGGGACGCCAGGGACGCAGTGTCACGCTCGTGACGCAGTacgacgtcgagctcctgcagcgtatcgaggcggcgatcggcaagaagctcgccgagttcCCGGGCGCAAACGACCGCGAGATGGTCATGCTTCTCTCGGAGCGCgtgggcgaggcgcagcgtgccgccaTCCGCGAGCTCCAAGAAAAGGggctgggcggcgcgggcggcgcgggcaagcgcaagcgccgcatggcGGCAGGCAtggacgacgaccgcgaccgggacgacgacgtcgtCCAGGCGGGCTCGTACCGCAGCAAGGCCAAGGGCGGCAAGAAGCGCAGGTAG